The DNA sequence CACTACTTGGTGTTATTTGGTATCTGTATCCTAAACGCCTATCTAGCGATGTTTGTAATGAGTCTCATCGTATAAAGGATGATCCATGAAACAAGAGGAGCTAAAACAATACCTAGCCGAGCTAAAGGAGCTAACTAATATCGAGAGCCCGACGGCTAGCATAGAGGGTGTAAATAGCGTCGCAAAGTGGTTTATGAATAAGGCGGAGACGCTAGGTCTAAAACACGAAACGGTAGCGCTGGGCACCGATAAGGTCGCCGACTGCCTGCTTATCTCAAACAATCCTAATGCGGCGAAATTCGATGTGCTTTTCGTTGCGCACATGGATACGGTTTTTCCCGTTGGTTCGGTGCAAAATACCCCTTTTACCCAAAATGAGGGCAAGGTAAACGCACTAGGCGTCATCGACGACAAGGGCGGCGCGCTACTGTCGCTCTACATCATTAAGGAGCTTGATCTTAGCAAAATCAACGTCGCTTTATTTCTAAACTCGCACGAGGAGACGGGATCGAATTTTGCCAAAGAAAAGATCCGCGAATACGCTAGAAAGTCTAAATTTTGCCTAGTGATGGAGCCTGCTCGCGAGGACGGCTCGATGGTGGCTACCAGAAAGGGCGTGATGTCCTACGTGATCGAGTTTTACGGCGTGGACGCGCATGCTGGCAATCATCCCGAGCTCGGCCGTTCGGCGCTCGTCGAGGCGGCGAATTTCGTAGTCGAGCTATCAAAGCTGACTGATTTTGCGGCGGGGCATACCTTTAACTCCATCATCACAAACGGCGGCACCGCGCAAAACGTCGTGCCCGAGTTTGCCAGCGTGACTTGCGAGATGCGGTATAAATTTGCCTCTTCGGTCGAGTTTTTTAACAAAAAGCTAGATGAAATCCTGGGCAAACCGTTCGTAAACGGCGTAACGCACAAAAAGATACTAATAAACGAAGAAGCGCCGATGATAGACGAGCAAAATTTACCGAGGATCAAGGCGATCTTCGACGAGGTCGCCAAAAAAACGGGCGCGAAGGTGAACTGGGTGGATGCCGGCGGTCTAAGCGACGGCAATATCACGGCCTCGGCGGGCTGCCCGACGATCGACGGACTGGGACCTGCGGGCGGAAATATGCACACCAAAAACGAATACATGGAAGTTGACTCCGTCGTACCGAAGTGCAATCTCGTGCTAGACGTCATCAAAAAGCTTGTTTAAATTTAACGGCAAAAGGGTCAAATTTGGCTCTTTTGCCTTAAATTTTAAAATTTGAAAGCCTTGAAACTTTGTTTAAATTTTAGAGACGATTTTTTTACGCAGACTTATCACAATATTGTCCAAATAAAATCAAATCATCAACTTTATTTAACGATACGAAGTAAATTGAGCGGCTTGGACTTTATTTTTTGCTCATTTTTTAGTAAAATGGGCGCTAAATTTAAAGGAGAAAATATGCCAAAAGACGCAAACGGAACCGAACTAAATGCCGGAGATAACGTAACTCTGATCAAAGATCTAAAAGTAAAAGGCGCGGGCGCTACGCTAAAGCGCGGAACCATGGTAAAAAACATCAAGCTCACGGACGACGACAAAGAGATCGAAGGCAAGATCGATAAAATGGGCGTCATCGTGTTAAAGACGGAGTTTTTAAAGAAGGCTTAGTTTAATTTAGGTGCCAAATCTAGCCCGCAAGTCGTCTTAAAGCGAGCCAAAATCGGTTGAATCGTCAGAATTTGCCTAAAATTAAAGGCAAATTCTGACGGCTAGATTTTAAATTTAACCAACCTATACGTCGGATCAAACCTAAACGCGAGCAAATTTTGCAAAATCCCAAAAAGGCACATAAAAGTAACGAAGCTACTGCCGCCGTAACTGTAAAAGGGCAGCGGAATGCCCACCACAGGCGCAAAGCCGATCGTCATCATGATATTTATACTCACGTAAATAAAAAT is a window from the Campylobacter massiliensis genome containing:
- a CDS encoding M20/M25/M40 family metallo-hydrolase, which translates into the protein MKQEELKQYLAELKELTNIESPTASIEGVNSVAKWFMNKAETLGLKHETVALGTDKVADCLLISNNPNAAKFDVLFVAHMDTVFPVGSVQNTPFTQNEGKVNALGVIDDKGGALLSLYIIKELDLSKINVALFLNSHEETGSNFAKEKIREYARKSKFCLVMEPAREDGSMVATRKGVMSYVIEFYGVDAHAGNHPELGRSALVEAANFVVELSKLTDFAAGHTFNSIITNGGTAQNVVPEFASVTCEMRYKFASSVEFFNKKLDEILGKPFVNGVTHKKILINEEAPMIDEQNLPRIKAIFDEVAKKTGAKVNWVDAGGLSDGNITASAGCPTIDGLGPAGGNMHTKNEYMEVDSVVPKCNLVLDVIKKLV
- a CDS encoding alkylphosphonate utilization protein; the protein is MPKDANGTELNAGDNVTLIKDLKVKGAGATLKRGTMVKNIKLTDDDKEIEGKIDKMGVIVLKTEFLKKA